TGATGGGACGCGTTGGCTCCGTTGGCCGCCTGGTTGGGCTTTGCGGGCTGGCAACGGGTGCCGCTCTGGGCGGCCTCCTGGCGACGCACCTCGGCCTGCGCGCCCCGTTCGGGATCGCGGCCGCGTTTTTTGCCGCTGCCGCCCTGCTGGCTATGGCCACCCTGCGCAGTTTCAACGCTTGGGAAAAGACGGAACCAAACTCTGCAGCCGGCTCATCAATCGTTTCCCGCGGTCCCGGCTCCGAGTAATAATCCGCAGGACCCGGCAATCCCCACCCCCCCCCGCGAGATGGCAGTAGGTGCTCGCCTCAGGGCTGAAACGCATACTTATTGCCCTCCCGCGGGGAGAGGGAGAGGGGAAGAAAAAAGGGAGGGAGGATGCCCCGTTACTCTCCCGTTGTTCCGTCCAGAAGTTCACGGACAATATCCAGGTGTCCGCAGTGCCGGCCCGTTTCCTCGATCATGTGCGTGAGAATCCAGCGCACATTGTGTCCGGAAGCGGTGTTCAGGCTGATGTCATCCAAGCTGTAGCGGGACAGCACCTCGCGGGATTCGGCGCAGGCTTCCTCGTAGTCCTTGATGATCCCGGCCAGGCTGTCATCAGCCCCTACCAGGAACTCGCCGTCGGGCTCCTCATCACTCCACCGGGTGGGGACACCGTCCTGGCCGTCGAGCCGTTCGCGGAACCAGGACCGCTCCACGTCGGCCAAATGCCGCAGCAGCCCGGACACCGTGGTCAGCGACGGCAGGACCCGGCGGGCCGCATCGGCGTCGCTCAGCCCCTGCGCCTTGAACACGGCAGTGGCCCGAAGAAAGTCCAGGAAGCCGCAGAGGATTTCCCGTTCATTTCCGGTATCCGGCGGTTCGGGACGGGTGTCGGTCACGATCTGCGGTTCCTGGGCCATGGTGGTCTTCCTTTGTATCTGGGGCCTTGTCGGGGCGGTCTCAGTCGGCGGAAACAGCGGCGGCACCTCCTACTGAGGCGCAGCAATTCTCAGCTGCAGACTACGGGCCTGCGCTTTGAGGATGAAATCCGGCCACACGTCCGGTCCGCAGGCGCGGGATCCCAGTCCATGCTGCGCCGCGTCCAAAGAGAGATAGGACCGGTTCGACGGCGGCAGCTCATGCGGATGCGCAGCACCAGCCAGCTGCTGCGCGGTGTGGCGGGCGAGGGTGAAACCGGGGCGGCGTCCGCGCTCGTCCGGCAGTGCGGTAATCAGCAGCCGGGCTTCCGGGCCTTCACGCAGCAGCAGTTCGCGCATGTCGCTGCGGTGGCCGTTCTCCTGCGGCCGAGCGTAGTCCACGGTCAGCTCGTCAATGCCCGCCGAGTACCGCCCGACCAGCGCGGCACGGCGGCTGTCCGGATACGACGGCAGCGGGCCTGCGCCAAACCACGAGGCGCCGTCCACGGTTCCCGGCAAGTCGAAGCGCACTCCCAGCCGCGGCCAGACCACGTCCCAGCCGGCTGTCGGCACCATGTCCAGGCGCAGTGTCACGTCGCATCCCGTAAGCTCCCAGAACTCGTCCAGATAGACAGCGCTGCGTTGTTCCGCAGCAGCCCACCGCGTGCGGCGCCGCAGCCAGCCGGGTCCGGAAGTAACCATCTCCACCCGGCCCATCAGCCGGTCCAGGCCGGCCTGTTTCCAGGTTTCGGCAACCGCAGGCGCCGGAATTCCGTTGCCATTGTTCAGTTCCGGATCGGCCGCATCATAGGAGCCGCGGCTGGCACCGAGGTCATTGTCCGTTGGAGCCCGGAAGAGCTCCAGCCGCGGCCCGTCAACGGGCACACCGTTCAGTGCGGTGAGCCTGCCGTCCCGGAACTCGGCTGGGCCAAGGGTGATCCGGGAAGCCGGGCCGTTTCCGGCGGGAGCGGCGCCGGAACCGGTGCCGACGCCGACGCCGACGCCGACGGGAATCCCGGTCGCTGCTACCCGCGGGGCACCACCCCGGGAAACGACGGCAGCTCCCGGTCCGGAGAGGTCCAGCTGTGCCGCGGAGAGCCGGTGGCCGGCGGGAGCCCATGCCGTAGCAGCTCGCAGCACCGCCTCCACCGTCAGCCACAGCTCACCGCCGGACTCCGCGGGAATATGCGGCAGCGAAACAATCTGTGCCTCCCCCGCGGCGAGCGCACCGCCCGAGGCACCAACGACGTCGAACTCCCCGGACTCGACCCGCGAACCGTCCTGCTCAGCAAACCAGCGGAACAGGACATCGGACGCATCGGCGCTGTGGCGCAGGTTCGTTATGGCGGCCGTAACCTTGCCCTCCGCAGCCGCAAGGTGCATCCGGATCGGAGCGACAATCTGCTTGTACTCATGCAGGCCCGGGCTTGGC
This genomic interval from Arthrobacter citreus contains the following:
- a CDS encoding DinB family protein, with the protein product MAQEPQIVTDTRPEPPDTGNEREILCGFLDFLRATAVFKAQGLSDADAARRVLPSLTTVSGLLRHLADVERSWFRERLDGQDGVPTRWSDEEPDGEFLVGADDSLAGIIKDYEEACAESREVLSRYSLDDISLNTASGHNVRWILTHMIEETGRHCGHLDIVRELLDGTTGE